One genomic region from Acidimicrobiia bacterium encodes:
- a CDS encoding FAD-binding oxidoreductase: MTGAPTPPIEFGRDAAEVTARLDAAFVDVNDALLERLRGACADVTVEPSALAEASRDWWPLAMVWALDGQVAARAAAVARPTTVDEISALLRVANEARLPVTAAAGRSGVCGASVPLHGGVVLDLCGVSGIVDIDRNSMILDVRAGTFGTPLEDELQSTHGVTIGHWPQSMDLSTVGGWLACRGAGQHSTRYGKIEDIVVGLDVVLADGQRITTGGAPRAAVGPDLTQLFVGSEGTLGIITSARLRLHPAPPATVRAAFGFESFADGLDACRRILHRGATPAVLRLYDAIEGERNFQTGEHHPLLGLDEGDPLLIAGTMAIVREECADASALDAELVDRWLEHRNDVSALEALISRGYVVDTMEIAASWRDLPAIYDATTAAIAGVEHTLVASAHQSHSYGDGACLYFTFAGQPPADGREAYYRAAWDAGTRAVLGHGGALSHHHGVGLNRARFVREALGDAFDVLVATKDALDPNGILNPGKLGLPSPFGPSPAWP, from the coding sequence GTGACCGGAGCGCCGACACCGCCGATCGAGTTCGGTCGGGACGCGGCCGAGGTGACGGCCCGGCTCGATGCCGCCTTCGTCGACGTCAACGACGCGCTGCTCGAACGCCTGCGCGGTGCGTGCGCCGACGTCACCGTCGAGCCCAGCGCGCTCGCCGAGGCGAGCCGCGACTGGTGGCCGCTCGCCATGGTGTGGGCACTCGACGGCCAGGTGGCGGCGCGCGCGGCTGCAGTTGCCCGGCCAACCACGGTCGACGAGATCTCGGCTCTGCTGCGGGTGGCCAACGAGGCGCGGCTGCCGGTGACAGCCGCGGCCGGGCGCTCCGGCGTGTGCGGCGCGAGCGTTCCCCTGCATGGCGGTGTCGTGCTCGACCTGTGCGGGGTGTCCGGCATCGTCGACATCGACCGCAACTCGATGATCCTCGATGTGCGCGCGGGCACGTTCGGCACGCCACTCGAGGACGAGCTGCAGTCCACACACGGTGTGACGATCGGGCACTGGCCCCAATCGATGGACCTGTCCACCGTGGGCGGTTGGCTTGCGTGTCGCGGCGCGGGTCAGCACTCCACCCGGTACGGCAAGATCGAGGACATCGTCGTCGGACTCGACGTGGTGCTCGCCGACGGGCAACGCATCACGACGGGTGGCGCGCCACGCGCCGCGGTCGGCCCCGACCTCACCCAGCTGTTCGTCGGCAGCGAAGGGACCCTCGGCATCATCACGAGCGCGCGGTTGCGGCTGCACCCAGCGCCGCCGGCCACAGTGCGCGCCGCGTTCGGCTTCGAATCGTTCGCCGACGGCCTCGACGCCTGTCGACGGATCCTGCATCGCGGCGCCACTCCGGCGGTGCTGCGCCTCTACGACGCGATCGAAGGCGAGCGCAACTTTCAGACCGGTGAGCACCACCCGCTGCTAGGGCTCGACGAGGGGGATCCCCTGTTGATCGCAGGCACGATGGCGATCGTGCGCGAAGAGTGCGCGGACGCTTCGGCGCTCGACGCCGAGCTCGTCGACCGATGGCTCGAGCACCGCAACGACGTCAGCGCGCTCGAGGCACTCATCTCGCGCGGGTACGTCGTGGACACGATGGAGATCGCTGCGAGCTGGCGAGACCTCCCGGCGATCTACGACGCGACGACCGCCGCGATCGCCGGCGTCGAGCACACGCTGGTCGCGTCGGCACATCAATCACATTCGTACGGTGACGGCGCGTGCCTCTACTTCACGTTCGCGGGCCAACCACCCGCCGACGGACGCGAGGCGTACTACCGCGCTGCCTGGGACGCCGGCACCCGGGCCGTCCTCGGCCACGGTGGCGCGCTCAGCCATCACCACGGCGTCGGTCTGAACCGGGCCCGCTTCGTGCGTGAAGCGCTCGGCGATGCCTTCGACGTGCTCGTCGCAACGAAGGACGCGCTCGACCCCAACGGCATCCTCAACCCCGGCAAGCTCGGCCTCCCGAGCCCGTTCGGCCCCTCCCCCGCCTGGCCGTGA
- a CDS encoding glycerol-3-phosphate dehydrogenase/oxidase, protein MGLLEFDRASMLRRLADEEFDVLVVGGGITGAGCALDAASRGLRTALVERDDFASGTSSKSSKLVHGGIRYLQQREFGLVYEGLRERHLALENAPHLVRLLPFLIPIFARDGLIDRRIARALGVAMWMYDLAGGFRIRKKHQRINRDEAMAHMPTLRRDNVASAYLYWDARTDDARLTLCIARTAASHGAAIANHARVTALLKNEAGEVRGARVVMGDSEIEVRARVVINAAGVWADDVRAFDEGADPESIRPAKGIHVTVPWEKVRNDIAAIVPVPKDRRSVFVVPWGDFTYIGTTDTDYEGSLDDPQCTPDDVDYLLSALNRAIVEPLAPSDVLSTWAGLRPLLREAGSTRTADLSRRHAVRVSESGVITITGGKLTTYRRMAADTVDQAARILDRRRAKSKTKHLKLLGADGFESPPDTPEPSLHDHLAGRYGTEGDAIHGLVHTDPSLGEALVPGLPYLRAEAIHAVRHEMATTVDDVLSRRTRARLLARDASAAAAGAVAELLAPELGWTADEAARQADAYRASVAHERESAGLPDTALDATLGA, encoded by the coding sequence ATGGGCCTCCTCGAGTTCGACCGCGCTTCGATGCTGCGGCGGCTGGCCGACGAGGAGTTCGACGTGCTGGTCGTCGGCGGGGGGATCACCGGCGCTGGGTGCGCGCTCGACGCGGCCAGCCGCGGGCTGCGCACGGCCCTCGTGGAACGTGACGACTTCGCGTCGGGGACGTCGTCGAAGTCCTCCAAGCTCGTGCACGGCGGGATCCGCTATCTCCAGCAGCGTGAGTTCGGACTCGTGTACGAGGGCCTGCGCGAGCGCCACCTCGCCTTGGAGAACGCGCCCCACCTCGTTCGACTGCTGCCTTTCCTCATTCCGATCTTCGCCCGTGACGGGCTGATCGATCGGCGGATCGCCCGCGCCCTCGGCGTCGCGATGTGGATGTACGACCTGGCCGGGGGCTTCCGAATCCGCAAGAAGCACCAGCGCATCAATCGCGACGAGGCGATGGCACACATGCCCACGCTGCGGCGCGACAACGTTGCCTCGGCCTACCTGTATTGGGACGCCAGGACCGATGACGCCAGGCTCACGCTCTGCATCGCCCGAACGGCCGCGAGCCACGGCGCCGCGATCGCCAACCACGCGCGCGTCACAGCGCTGCTGAAGAACGAGGCCGGCGAGGTGCGCGGTGCGCGCGTCGTCATGGGTGACTCCGAGATCGAGGTACGGGCACGCGTCGTGATCAATGCGGCCGGGGTGTGGGCTGACGACGTGCGCGCCTTCGACGAGGGCGCGGATCCCGAGTCGATCCGACCGGCGAAGGGCATCCACGTCACCGTGCCGTGGGAAAAGGTGCGCAACGACATCGCCGCGATCGTGCCGGTGCCCAAGGACCGACGGTCGGTGTTCGTGGTGCCGTGGGGGGACTTCACCTACATCGGTACAACCGACACGGACTACGAAGGTTCGCTCGACGACCCGCAGTGCACGCCAGACGACGTCGACTACCTGCTCAGCGCGCTCAATCGCGCGATCGTCGAACCACTTGCTCCGAGCGACGTGTTGAGCACGTGGGCCGGGTTGCGCCCGCTCCTGCGTGAGGCAGGGAGCACGCGCACCGCCGACCTCTCGCGTCGCCATGCCGTTCGCGTGTCGGAGAGCGGTGTGATCACGATCACCGGCGGGAAGCTCACGACGTATCGCCGCATGGCCGCCGACACGGTGGATCAAGCGGCGCGCATCCTCGATCGCCGACGCGCCAAGTCCAAGACCAAGCACTTGAAGCTGCTCGGAGCCGACGGCTTCGAGTCGCCGCCCGACACGCCCGAGCCGAGCCTGCATGATCACCTCGCCGGGCGCTACGGAACCGAAGGTGACGCGATCCACGGGCTGGTGCACACGGATCCGAGCCTCGGCGAGGCGCTCGTGCCCGGCCTCCCCTATCTCCGCGCCGAAGCGATTCATGCCGTACGCCACGAGATGGCGACCACCGTCGACGACGTGCTCTCGCGCCGGACCCGTGCCCGCCTGCTCGCCCGAGACGCTTCGGCGGCGGCCGCGGGTGCGGTCGCGGAGCTGCTCGCACCCGAGCTGGGCTGGACGGCCGACGAGGCGGCGCGTCAAGCCGACGCCTACCGCGCCTCCGTGGCGCACGAGCGAGAGTCGGCCGGCCTCCCCGACACCGCCCTCGACGCGACACTCGGGGCGTGA